The following proteins are encoded in a genomic region of Myxococcus virescens:
- a CDS encoding lytic polysaccharide monooxygenase, with product MTSAVQRCLGASLAVVSMLCASVALAHGSMEVPLSRVYSCFKEGPETPKSDACKALIQAGGTQALYDWNGVRQGNANDRHRDIIPDGKLCSAANESHRGLDLARTDWPSTLITPDTQGRFEFVFHATAVHATGYFRLYVTREGYNPALPLKWSDLEANPFCSITHVSAQNNRYRLNCPFPQGKTGAHVIYGIWQRSDSPEAFYACTDVKFSNTPPPPSSWKELGQVQAREDLPAGSSVTLRVFDAQGADAESHVHPLATATPAAQWIHALAQRVNGASSRVQVGVLDAAGRVNPVQDALGNRVYARETGYTFQVDIMKPPPGGGGEPVYPSGIEGYAAGTVVRGTDGLRYRCKPFPYSGWCKGSALHYAPGTGLNWQDAWERIP from the coding sequence ATGACCTCAGCAGTGCAGCGGTGTCTCGGCGCGTCGCTCGCCGTTGTCTCCATGTTGTGCGCCAGCGTGGCCCTGGCGCACGGCTCCATGGAAGTACCCCTCAGCCGCGTCTACAGCTGCTTCAAGGAAGGGCCGGAGACGCCGAAGTCCGACGCGTGCAAGGCGCTCATCCAGGCCGGTGGCACGCAGGCGCTCTACGACTGGAATGGCGTGCGGCAGGGCAACGCCAACGACAGGCACCGCGACATCATTCCAGACGGCAAGCTCTGCAGCGCCGCGAATGAAAGCCACCGGGGCCTGGACCTCGCGCGCACGGACTGGCCCTCCACGCTCATCACTCCGGACACCCAGGGCCGCTTCGAGTTCGTCTTCCACGCGACCGCCGTGCACGCCACCGGCTACTTCCGCCTCTACGTCACGCGCGAGGGCTACAACCCGGCGCTCCCGCTCAAGTGGTCGGACCTGGAAGCGAATCCCTTCTGCTCCATCACCCACGTCTCCGCCCAGAACAACCGCTACCGGCTCAACTGCCCCTTCCCTCAAGGGAAGACGGGCGCGCATGTCATCTACGGCATCTGGCAGCGCTCGGACAGCCCGGAGGCCTTCTACGCCTGCACCGACGTGAAGTTCAGCAACACCCCGCCGCCGCCCTCGTCGTGGAAGGAGCTGGGCCAGGTGCAGGCGCGTGAAGACCTGCCCGCGGGGAGCTCGGTGACGCTGCGCGTGTTCGACGCGCAAGGCGCTGACGCCGAATCCCATGTGCATCCCCTGGCCACGGCCACGCCGGCGGCCCAGTGGATTCATGCGCTGGCGCAGCGGGTGAACGGCGCGTCCAGCCGCGTCCAGGTCGGCGTGCTCGACGCAGCGGGCCGCGTGAATCCCGTGCAGGACGCGCTGGGCAACCGCGTCTATGCACGTGAGACGGGCTACACCTTCCAGGTCGACATCATGAAGCCGCCGCCCGGTGGCGGTGGCGAGCCTGTCTACCCGTCTGGGATTGAGGGCTATGCCGCGGGCACCGTGGTGCGGGGTACCGACGGACTGCGCTATCGCTGCAAGCCCTTCCCCTACTCCGGCTGGTGCAAGGGCTCCGCGCTGCATTACGCGCCGGGCACGGGCTTGAACTGGCAGGACGCGTGGGAGCGCATTCCCTGA